From the genome of Pseudomonas yamanorum, one region includes:
- the flgM gene encoding flagellar biosynthesis anti-sigma factor FlgM encodes MVIDFSRLNNALPTPGSSRTNGAKDSVEAKSQPLPAKTEQAGASQSGESVHLSNEAQQLQKVTDSLSDQPVVNKARVAELKQAIADGSYKVDSNRVASKLLNFEAER; translated from the coding sequence ATGGTCATCGATTTCAGTCGTTTGAATAACGCCCTGCCAACGCCCGGTTCTTCGCGCACCAACGGTGCCAAAGACAGCGTTGAAGCCAAGTCCCAGCCTCTGCCTGCCAAGACAGAACAGGCCGGCGCGAGCCAAAGCGGGGAATCGGTACACCTGAGCAATGAGGCTCAACAGTTGCAGAAGGTCACTGACTCGCTGAGCGATCAGCCAGTTGTCAATAAAGCCCGCGTGGCTGAATTGAAGCAGGCGATTGCGGATGGCAGCTATAAGGTCGACAGCAACCGTGTAGCCAGCAAGCTGCTTAACTTCGAAGCCGAGCGCTAG
- the flgA gene encoding flagellar basal body P-ring formation chaperone FlgA produces MDIKTTVSRRLRSPQYRRLLCVSMALLALATGQPARADNVTLPDLLIGVTQGFLEFTVEDYLATTQTPGRYEIQVNQLDPRLRMPMCDRELTASLESPAQPIGRVTVKVRCEGASPWTVFVPAQVKLFRDVVVVTRPLKRTGIIGDEDIAMRERDISLINQGYLTSLDQALGQKLTRPMVTDQVITLVHLEQAEVVRKGDQVVISASSGGLNVKMPGEALSNGGMSEQIRVKNLNSNRVIKARVTAPGQVEVAL; encoded by the coding sequence ATGGACATCAAAACGACAGTTTCCCGACGCCTCCGATCCCCACAGTACCGCAGATTGCTCTGCGTCTCGATGGCGTTGCTTGCCTTGGCTACGGGCCAGCCGGCCCGCGCCGATAACGTCACCTTGCCTGATCTACTTATCGGCGTCACTCAAGGCTTTCTTGAGTTCACTGTAGAAGATTATCTGGCGACGACGCAGACACCGGGCCGCTATGAAATCCAGGTCAACCAGTTGGATCCGCGCCTGCGCATGCCCATGTGTGACAGAGAATTGACAGCTTCGCTGGAAAGTCCTGCCCAGCCCATCGGGCGCGTGACCGTGAAGGTGCGCTGCGAAGGCGCCTCGCCCTGGACGGTGTTTGTGCCGGCCCAGGTCAAATTGTTCCGCGATGTCGTGGTGGTGACACGCCCGCTGAAACGCACCGGAATCATTGGTGATGAGGACATTGCGATGCGCGAGCGGGACATCAGCCTGATCAATCAGGGCTATCTCACGTCCCTGGATCAGGCGCTCGGGCAGAAACTTACCCGACCAATGGTCACGGACCAGGTGATTACCCTGGTCCATCTTGAACAGGCCGAAGTGGTGCGCAAAGGTGACCAGGTGGTGATCTCCGCCAGCAGCGGCGGCCTGAATGTAAAAATGCCCGGGGAAGCCCTCTCCAATGGCGGCATGAGTGAACAGATTCGCGTGAAGAACCTCAACTCCAACCGCGTGATCAAGGCCCGGGTGACGGCGCCGGGGCAAGTTGAGGTGGCTTTATAG
- a CDS encoding chemotaxis protein CheV, whose product MAGVMDSVNQRTQLVGQNRLELLLFRLDGKQLYGINVFKVREVLQCPKLTIMPKSSPVVCGVANIRGATIPILDLAMATGSSGLQDRESPFVIITEYNTKTQGFLVRSVERIVNMNWEEIHPPPKGTGRDHYLTAVTRVDNQLVEIIDVEKILAEVAPTSEAISVGVVDAETAHKAISLRVLTVDDSSVARKQVSRCLQTVGVEVVALNDGRQALDYLRKLVDEGKKPEEEFLMMISDIEMPEMDGYTLTAEIRNDPRMQKLHIILHTSLSGVFNQAMVKKVGADDFLAKFRPDDLASRVVDRIKAADHG is encoded by the coding sequence ATGGCCGGTGTAATGGATTCAGTGAACCAGCGCACACAGCTGGTGGGGCAGAATCGCCTGGAGTTGCTGCTGTTTCGTCTGGACGGCAAGCAGCTTTACGGGATTAACGTCTTTAAGGTTCGGGAAGTACTGCAGTGCCCCAAGCTGACAATCATGCCCAAGTCCAGCCCGGTGGTTTGCGGTGTGGCCAATATCCGTGGCGCGACCATCCCGATTCTTGACCTGGCCATGGCCACCGGCTCGTCGGGTTTGCAGGATCGCGAGAGTCCGTTCGTGATCATCACCGAGTACAACACCAAGACCCAGGGTTTCCTGGTGCGCTCGGTGGAACGCATCGTCAACATGAACTGGGAAGAGATCCATCCGCCGCCCAAGGGCACCGGCCGCGATCACTACCTCACGGCAGTGACGCGGGTCGACAACCAGTTGGTGGAAATCATCGACGTGGAGAAAATCCTCGCCGAAGTGGCTCCGACCTCGGAGGCAATATCGGTGGGCGTGGTAGACGCCGAAACCGCGCACAAGGCGATCTCGCTGCGGGTGCTGACGGTGGACGACTCCTCGGTGGCGCGCAAACAGGTGTCCCGTTGCCTGCAGACGGTTGGCGTTGAAGTGGTGGCGCTCAATGACGGTCGACAGGCCCTGGATTACCTGCGCAAGCTGGTGGATGAGGGCAAGAAGCCGGAAGAAGAATTCCTGATGATGATTTCCGACATCGAGATGCCGGAAATGGACGGCTACACCCTCACGGCCGAGATACGCAACGACCCACGCATGCAAAAACTACATATCATCCTGCATACTTCGTTGTCGGGTGTATTCAATCAGGCGATGGTCAAGAAGGTCGGTGCCGATGACTTCCTGGCCAAATTCCGCCCTGATGACCTGGCATCCCGGGTAGTCGACCGGATCAAGGCAGCAGATCACGGCTAG
- the cheR gene encoding protein-glutamate O-methyltransferase CheR, translating to MSTGNLDFEQFRVFLEKACGILLGENKQYLVSSRLNKLMEQQGIKSLGELVQRIQGQPRSGLKEMVVDAMTTNETLWFRDTYPFEVLKNKVLPEAIKAAPGQRLRIWSAACSSGQEPYSISMSIDEFERTNMGQLKAGAQIVATDLSGTMLTNCKTGEYDSLALGRGLSPERLQRFFDPKGAGRWAVKAPIKSRVEFRSFNLLDSYASLGKFDMVFCRNVLIYFSAEVKKDILLRIHGTLKRGGYLFLGASEALNGLPDHYQMVQCSPGIIYQAK from the coding sequence TTGTCTACGGGTAATTTGGATTTCGAACAGTTCCGGGTCTTCCTGGAAAAAGCCTGTGGCATATTGCTCGGTGAAAACAAGCAGTACCTGGTATCCAGCCGTCTCAACAAACTGATGGAGCAGCAAGGCATCAAGTCCCTCGGGGAGTTGGTGCAACGGATCCAGGGTCAGCCGCGCAGCGGGCTCAAGGAGATGGTGGTCGATGCCATGACCACCAACGAAACCTTGTGGTTTCGCGATACCTATCCGTTTGAAGTGCTCAAGAACAAGGTGCTGCCTGAGGCGATCAAGGCCGCACCGGGACAGCGCCTGCGCATCTGGTCGGCGGCCTGTTCGTCGGGGCAGGAACCGTATTCGATTTCGATGTCCATCGATGAGTTCGAGCGGACCAACATGGGCCAGTTGAAGGCCGGGGCGCAAATTGTGGCCACGGATTTGTCCGGCACCATGCTCACCAACTGCAAGACCGGTGAGTACGACAGCCTGGCATTGGGGCGGGGGTTGTCTCCGGAGCGCTTGCAGCGTTTCTTCGATCCTAAAGGCGCGGGGCGCTGGGCGGTCAAGGCGCCGATCAAGAGCCGGGTGGAGTTTCGCTCGTTCAATCTGCTGGACAGTTATGCCAGCCTGGGCAAGTTCGACATGGTGTTTTGCCGCAACGTGCTGATCTACTTCTCGGCCGAGGTGAAGAAGGACATTCTGTTGCGCATCCACGGTACCCTCAAGCGCGGTGGTTATCTGTTTCTGGGCGCTTCCGAGGCGCTGAACGGTTTGCCGGATCATTACCAGATGGTGCAGTGCAGTCCTGGGATCATTTACCAGGCCAAGTGA
- the flgB gene encoding flagellar basal body rod protein FlgB: MSISFDKALGIHEQALGFRAQRAEVLANNIANADTPNYKARDLDFSAVLAAQQDKTKNGTFALNMTNSRHIEAQGLGNGDESLLYRTPMQPSIDQNTVDAQLEQSAYAENSVNFQASFTLLNSKFKGLMSALRGE; the protein is encoded by the coding sequence ATGAGCATCAGCTTCGATAAAGCGCTCGGTATCCACGAACAAGCCCTGGGCTTCCGCGCCCAGCGTGCCGAAGTCCTGGCCAACAACATCGCCAACGCCGACACCCCGAACTACAAGGCTCGGGACCTGGACTTCTCTGCCGTGCTCGCCGCACAGCAAGACAAGACCAAGAACGGCACCTTCGCCCTGAACATGACCAACAGCCGTCATATCGAAGCGCAAGGCCTGGGCAATGGTGACGAGTCGCTGCTGTATCGCACGCCGATGCAACCGTCGATCGACCAGAACACCGTGGACGCGCAACTGGAGCAATCGGCCTACGCCGAGAACTCGGTGAACTTCCAGGCCAGCTTCACCCTGCTCAACAGCAAATTCAAAGGGCTGATGTCAGCCCTGCGTGGAGAATAA
- the flgC gene encoding flagellar basal body rod protein FlgC, with protein sequence MSLASVFNIAGSGMSAQTTRLNTVASNIANAETVSSSIDQTYRARHPVFATMFQGGQGGQSGSGDSLFQNQDAAGQGVQVLGVVEDQSNLDARYEPNHPAADAKGYVYYPNVNVVEEMADMISASRSFQTNAEMMNTAKTMMQKVLTLGQ encoded by the coding sequence ATGTCCCTCGCCAGTGTTTTCAATATTGCCGGTAGTGGCATGAGCGCCCAGACCACGCGCCTCAACACCGTCGCCAGTAACATCGCCAACGCCGAGACCGTGTCTTCGAGCATTGACCAGACCTACCGTGCCCGGCACCCGGTGTTCGCCACCATGTTCCAGGGCGGCCAAGGCGGCCAGAGTGGTAGCGGCGATTCGCTGTTCCAGAACCAGGATGCCGCGGGCCAGGGCGTGCAGGTGCTCGGTGTGGTCGAAGACCAGAGCAACCTGGATGCCCGCTACGAGCCGAATCATCCCGCCGCTGATGCCAAAGGGTACGTGTACTACCCCAACGTCAACGTGGTCGAGGAAATGGCAGACATGATTTCCGCCAGCCGCTCGTTCCAGACCAACGCGGAAATGATGAACACCGCCAAAACCATGATGCAGAAGGTCCTGACCCTGGGTCAGTGA
- the flgD gene encoding flagellar hook assembly protein FlgD, whose protein sequence is MAIVDTSSTNTAVQDLFNSKVKTATDNSSVGDAAKSATGNQSLGKDAFLQLLVTQLKNQNPLSPQDNGAFVAQLAQFSSLEGINTLNDSVNAISSNFSSSQALQASSLVGRSVITQTDKAMVDTSKSMTGSVAVTAATGNVSVKITDKDGNVVRTIDMGAQSAGNSSFVWDGKNDAGETAAPGTYTFNATTKNDKGDSVALLTSLPATVTSVTLSQTGGEMLLNLAGGMGSIKLSQIQTIGT, encoded by the coding sequence ATGGCCATTGTTGATACCAGCTCGACGAACACCGCGGTCCAGGACCTTTTCAATTCCAAGGTCAAGACGGCGACAGATAACAGCAGCGTCGGCGACGCAGCCAAGTCGGCGACGGGCAACCAGTCGTTGGGCAAGGACGCGTTCCTGCAACTGCTGGTCACCCAGCTGAAAAACCAGAACCCGCTGTCGCCTCAGGACAACGGCGCGTTCGTGGCACAGCTGGCTCAGTTCAGCAGCCTGGAAGGCATCAACACCCTGAACGACTCGGTGAATGCGATCTCCAGCAACTTCAGCTCTTCCCAGGCGCTGCAGGCGTCGTCGCTGGTGGGCCGCTCGGTGATCACCCAGACCGACAAGGCCATGGTCGACACCAGCAAAAGCATGACCGGTTCCGTGGCGGTGACGGCGGCAACGGGCAACGTCTCGGTCAAGATCACCGACAAGGACGGCAACGTCGTTCGCACCATCGACATGGGCGCCCAGAGCGCCGGCAATTCCAGCTTTGTCTGGGACGGCAAGAACGATGCGGGCGAGACGGCGGCTCCCGGCACCTACACCTTCAATGCCACCACCAAGAATGACAAGGGCGACTCGGTTGCCCTGCTCACCTCGCTGCCGGCAACGGTGACCAGCGTGACCCTGAGCCAGACCGGCGGCGAAATGCTGCTCAACCTGGCGGGCGGCATGGGCAGTATCAAGCTGTCGCAAATTCAGACTATCGGTACATAG
- the flgE gene encoding flagellar hook protein FlgE, whose protein sequence is MSFNIGLSGLYAANKQLDVTGNNIANVATTGFKSSRAEFSDIYAASKLGTGQNSIGNGVNLAAVSQQFTQGDVNNSGGTLDMAIQGGGFFVQKGSDGSLEYTRNGAFRADKDGYITNNTGTSRLQGYAADADGNIQKGALTDLQLNLSYLPPKASSKVDSTSNLNSSSPVIDQTKTPFDPTKSETFTTQYSTTLYDTQGNAHPMVQYLVKTDSNTWKSYTLIDGRNPDGSPISGTGTDVKAPVASTLSFDTAGKLSGIITPPATASNTTLTISDWKPGALVNGVWTSNGAAANTDGVAVNMANITQFNSATYRNPPTTDGYATGQITGLKIDGSGVLFATFSNQQSKAIGQLSLASFNNEQGLQPAGGTTWKETFASGQPGFDTPQVGTLGSIVANSLENSNVNLTNELVDLIKAQSNYQANAKTISTQSTIMQTIIQMT, encoded by the coding sequence ATGTCTTTTAACATCGGCCTTAGCGGCCTCTATGCGGCCAACAAACAACTGGACGTGACCGGCAACAACATCGCCAACGTCGCGACCACCGGCTTCAAATCGTCCCGTGCCGAATTCTCGGATATCTACGCGGCGTCCAAGCTGGGCACCGGCCAGAACAGCATCGGCAACGGCGTAAACCTGGCGGCAGTGTCCCAGCAGTTCACCCAGGGTGACGTCAACAACAGCGGCGGCACGCTGGACATGGCGATCCAGGGCGGCGGCTTCTTCGTGCAGAAGGGCAGCGACGGTTCGCTGGAGTACACCCGTAACGGTGCCTTCCGTGCCGACAAAGACGGCTACATCACCAACAACACCGGCACCTCGCGCCTGCAAGGCTACGCGGCGGACGCCGACGGCAACATCCAGAAGGGCGCCTTGACCGACCTTCAGCTCAACCTGTCGTACCTGCCGCCGAAGGCTTCGAGCAAGGTGGACTCCACCAGTAACCTGAACTCGTCCTCGCCGGTGATCGACCAGACCAAGACCCCGTTTGATCCGACCAAGTCGGAGACCTTCACCACTCAATACTCCACCACGCTCTACGATACTCAGGGCAACGCGCATCCGATGGTGCAGTACCTGGTGAAGACGGACTCCAACACGTGGAAGTCCTACACCCTGATCGATGGGCGCAATCCTGACGGCTCGCCGATCAGTGGCACCGGTACTGACGTCAAGGCACCTGTTGCCTCGACGCTGTCGTTTGACACCGCCGGCAAGCTCTCGGGCATCATCACCCCGCCAGCCACTGCTTCGAACACCACCCTGACCATTTCCGACTGGAAGCCGGGCGCCCTGGTCAATGGTGTCTGGACGTCTAACGGCGCGGCCGCCAACACAGACGGCGTGGCCGTCAACATGGCGAACATCACCCAGTTCAACTCGGCTACCTACCGCAACCCGCCCACCACCGACGGTTACGCCACCGGTCAAATCACCGGGCTGAAAATCGACGGCAGCGGTGTGTTGTTCGCCACTTTCAGCAACCAGCAGAGCAAGGCCATCGGCCAGCTCTCCCTGGCCAGCTTCAACAACGAGCAGGGCCTGCAGCCAGCGGGCGGCACCACCTGGAAAGAAACCTTCGCGTCGGGCCAGCCGGGTTTTGATACCCCGCAAGTCGGGACCCTGGGTTCGATCGTGGCCAACTCCCTGGAGAACTCCAACGTCAACCTGACCAACGAGCTGGTGGACCTGATCAAGGCCCAGAGCAACTATCAGGCGAACGCCAAGACCATCTCCACCCAAAGCACCATCATGCAGACCATCATTCAGATGACCTGA
- a CDS encoding ribonucleoside-diphosphate reductase subunit alpha, translating to MQTDTTRENPQGSVPQAADSNLDLSATAPGQLRVIKRNGTVVPYTDDKITVAITKAFLAVEGGTAAASSRIHDTVARLTEQVTATFKRRMPSGGTIHIEEIQDQVELALMRAGEQKVARDYVIYRDSRAKERAVRSPAEEAAVQAHPSIRITLADGTFAPLDLGRLNTIITEACEGLEEVDGDLIQRETLKNLYDGVALTDVNTALVMTARTLVEREPNYSFVTARLLMDTLRAEGLGFLGVADSATHHEMADLYAKALPAYIAKGIEFELLNPILATFDLEKLGKAINHERDQQFTYLGLQTLYDRYFIHKDGIRFELPQVFFMRVAMGLAIEEKQKEDRAIEFYNLLSSFDYMSSTPTLFNAGTLRPQLSSCYLTTVPDDLSGIYHAIHDNAMLSKFAGGLGNDWTPVRALGSYIKGTNGKSQGVVPFLKVVNDTAVAVNQGGKRKGAVCAYLETWHMDIEEFIELRKNTGDDRRRTHDMNTANWIPDLFMKRVFDDGPWTLFSPSEVPDLHDLTGKAFEERYEYYEALSQYPGKIKLFKTIQAKDLWRKMLSMLFETGHPWLTFKDPCNLRSPQQHVGVVHSSNLCTEITLNTNKDEIAVCNLGSINLPNHIVNGKLDTAKLERTVNTAVRMLDNVIDINYYSVPQAQNSNFKHRPVGLGIMGFQDALYLQHIPYGSDAAVEFADKSMEAVSYYAIQASCDLADERGAYETFQGSLWSKGILPLDSQQILIEQRGQKYIDVDLNESLDWAPVRARVQKGIRNSNIMAIAPTATIANITGVSQSIEPTYQNLYVKSNLSGEFTVINPYLVRDLKARGLWDSVMINDLKYYDGSVQQIERIPQELKELYATAFEVDTKWIVDAASRRQKWIDQAQSLNLYIAGASGKKLDVTYRMAWYRGLKTTYYLRALAATSTEKSTINTGKLNAVSSGGNHGDDSVLAAPAGPAPVPKACAIDEPDCEACQ from the coding sequence CCGCAGGCCGCCGATTCGAACCTGGATCTGTCCGCCACCGCGCCCGGCCAACTGCGTGTGATCAAGCGTAACGGCACTGTCGTTCCTTACACCGATGACAAAATCACCGTCGCGATCACCAAAGCGTTTCTTGCAGTTGAAGGCGGCACCGCTGCTGCCTCGTCGCGCATCCACGACACCGTTGCGCGCCTGACCGAACAGGTCACCGCAACGTTCAAGCGTCGCATGCCATCGGGCGGCACCATCCACATCGAAGAAATCCAGGACCAGGTCGAACTGGCCCTGATGCGTGCCGGCGAGCAGAAAGTTGCCCGCGACTACGTGATCTACCGTGACTCCCGCGCCAAGGAACGTGCCGTACGTTCCCCGGCTGAAGAAGCTGCCGTACAAGCTCACCCGTCGATCCGCATCACCCTGGCCGACGGTACGTTTGCACCGCTGGACCTGGGCCGCCTGAACACCATCATCACCGAGGCCTGCGAAGGCCTGGAAGAAGTCGATGGCGACCTGATCCAGCGCGAAACCCTGAAGAACCTGTACGACGGCGTGGCCCTGACCGACGTCAACACCGCCCTGGTGATGACCGCCCGTACCCTGGTTGAGCGTGAGCCAAACTACTCGTTCGTGACTGCGCGCCTGCTGATGGACACCCTGCGTGCCGAAGGCCTGGGCTTCCTCGGCGTCGCCGACAGCGCCACGCACCACGAGATGGCCGACCTGTATGCCAAGGCCCTGCCGGCGTACATCGCCAAGGGTATCGAATTCGAATTGCTGAACCCGATCCTGGCCACCTTCGACCTGGAAAAACTCGGCAAGGCGATCAACCACGAGCGCGACCAGCAGTTCACCTACCTGGGCCTGCAAACCCTGTACGACCGTTACTTCATCCACAAGGACGGTATCCGCTTCGAACTGCCGCAAGTGTTCTTCATGCGCGTGGCCATGGGCCTGGCGATCGAAGAGAAGCAGAAAGAAGACCGTGCCATCGAGTTCTACAACCTGTTGTCGTCCTTCGACTACATGTCGTCGACCCCGACCCTGTTCAACGCCGGCACCCTGCGTCCACAGCTGTCCAGCTGCTACCTGACCACCGTACCGGATGACCTGTCGGGCATCTACCACGCGATCCACGACAACGCCATGCTGTCCAAATTCGCGGGCGGCCTGGGTAACGACTGGACGCCGGTGCGTGCACTGGGTTCGTACATCAAGGGCACCAACGGCAAGTCCCAAGGCGTTGTACCGTTCCTCAAAGTAGTGAACGACACCGCTGTAGCCGTGAACCAGGGTGGCAAGCGCAAAGGCGCTGTGTGTGCCTACCTGGAAACCTGGCACATGGACATCGAAGAGTTCATCGAACTGCGCAAGAACACCGGTGATGATCGTCGTCGCACCCACGACATGAACACCGCCAACTGGATCCCAGACCTGTTCATGAAGCGTGTCTTCGATGACGGCCCTTGGACCCTGTTCTCGCCATCCGAAGTGCCCGACCTGCACGACCTGACCGGCAAGGCCTTCGAAGAGCGTTACGAGTACTACGAAGCCCTGTCCCAGTACCCAGGCAAGATCAAGCTGTTCAAGACCATCCAGGCCAAAGACCTGTGGCGCAAAATGCTGTCCATGCTGTTTGAAACCGGCCACCCATGGCTGACCTTCAAAGACCCGTGCAACCTGCGCAGCCCGCAGCAGCACGTGGGCGTGGTCCACAGCTCGAACCTGTGCACCGAGATCACCTTGAACACCAACAAGGACGAGATCGCCGTTTGCAACCTGGGCTCGATCAACCTGCCGAACCACATCGTCAACGGCAAGCTGGACACCGCCAAGCTGGAACGCACCGTGAACACCGCCGTTCGCATGCTCGATAACGTTATCGACATCAACTACTACTCGGTACCACAGGCGCAGAACTCCAACTTCAAGCACCGTCCGGTCGGCCTGGGCATCATGGGCTTCCAGGACGCGCTGTACCTGCAGCACATTCCTTACGGTTCGGACGCTGCAGTCGAGTTCGCCGACAAGTCCATGGAAGCGGTCAGCTATTACGCGATCCAGGCTTCCTGCGACCTGGCCGACGAGCGCGGCGCCTACGAGACGTTCCAGGGTTCGCTGTGGTCCAAAGGCATCCTGCCGCTGGATTCGCAACAGATCCTGATCGAGCAGCGTGGCCAGAAGTACATCGACGTTGACCTGAACGAATCCCTGGACTGGGCACCGGTACGTGCCCGTGTGCAGAAAGGCATTCGTAACTCCAACATCATGGCCATCGCACCGACCGCCACCATCGCCAACATCACTGGCGTGTCGCAGTCGATCGAACCGACCTACCAGAACCTGTATGTGAAATCGAACCTGTCGGGCGAATTCACCGTGATCAACCCGTACCTGGTTCGCGACCTGAAAGCCCGCGGCCTGTGGGACTCGGTGATGATCAACGACCTGAAGTACTACGATGGTTCGGTGCAGCAGATCGAGCGCATCCCGCAAGAACTCAAAGAGCTCTACGCGACTGCCTTCGAAGTGGACACCAAGTGGATCGTCGACGCCGCCAGCCGTCGCCAGAAGTGGATCGACCAGGCTCAATCGCTGAACCTGTACATCGCCGGCGCATCGGGCAAGAAGCTGGACGTGACCTACCGCATGGCTTGGTACCGTGGCCTGAAAACCACTTACTACCTCCGTGCCCTGGCCGCCACCAGCACCGAGAAGTCGACCATCAACACCGGCAAGCTGAACGCTGTTTCCAGCGGCGGCAACCACGGTGATGATTCGGTTCTCGCCGCACCTGCCGGTCCAGCGCCAGTGCCAAAAGCCTGCGCGATCGACGAGCCGGATTGCGAAGCTTGCCAATAA